In the genome of Sphingomonas naphthae, one region contains:
- the lpdA gene encoding dihydrolipoyl dehydrogenase, producing MADTYDLIVLGSGPGGYVAAIRASQLGLKVAIVERERLGGICLNWGCIPTKALLRTSEIFHYMTHASAYGLSVEKPAFDLAKVVDRSRKVAGQLNAGVKGLMKKNKVTVVEGTGKLTAKGKLTVKNGDKTTDLEGKHIILATGARARDLPFAKADGERIWTYRNAMTPTEMPTDLLVIGSGAIGVEFASFYSDMGAKVTIVEMLDRILPVEDADISDFMTKALTKQGMTILVKSGVEKIEASKSGVKATIKGADGKAEVKDFSHCIVAIGIVPNTEEIGLEALGVKTDRGHVVADEMCRTNVDGLWAIGDITGAPWLAHKASHEGIIAAEAIAAALGNKDVHPHAMNKANIPGCTYSRPQVASVGLTEAKAKEAGYELKVGKFPFIGNGKAIALGEAEGFVKTVFDAKTGELLGAHMVGAEVTELIEGYTVAKQLETTEADLMETVFPHPTLSEMMHESVLSAYGRAIHF from the coding sequence ATGGCTGATACCTACGACCTCATCGTGCTCGGTTCCGGGCCGGGCGGCTATGTCGCGGCGATCCGCGCGTCGCAGCTGGGCCTGAAGGTCGCCATCGTCGAGCGCGAGCGGCTGGGCGGCATCTGCCTCAACTGGGGCTGCATCCCCACCAAGGCGCTGCTGCGCACCTCCGAAATCTTCCATTACATGACCCACGCCTCGGCCTACGGCCTGTCGGTGGAGAAGCCCGCGTTCGATCTGGCCAAGGTGGTCGATCGCAGCCGCAAGGTGGCCGGCCAGCTCAACGCCGGCGTCAAGGGGCTGATGAAGAAGAACAAGGTCACCGTGGTCGAGGGCACCGGCAAGCTGACCGCGAAGGGCAAGCTGACCGTCAAGAACGGCGACAAGACCACCGATCTGGAAGGAAAGCACATCATCCTGGCGACGGGTGCGCGGGCGCGCGACCTGCCCTTCGCCAAGGCGGACGGCGAGCGCATCTGGACCTATCGCAACGCCATGACGCCCACCGAGATGCCGACCGACCTGCTCGTGATCGGATCGGGCGCGATCGGCGTGGAATTCGCCAGTTTCTATTCGGACATGGGCGCCAAGGTGACGATCGTGGAGATGCTCGATCGCATTCTGCCGGTCGAGGATGCCGACATTTCGGATTTCATGACCAAGGCGCTGACCAAGCAGGGCATGACGATCCTCGTCAAATCCGGCGTCGAGAAGATCGAGGCGTCGAAATCGGGCGTGAAGGCGACGATCAAGGGCGCGGACGGCAAGGCCGAGGTAAAGGACTTCAGCCACTGCATCGTCGCCATCGGCATCGTGCCCAATACCGAGGAGATCGGGCTGGAGGCGCTGGGCGTGAAGACCGATCGTGGGCATGTCGTGGCGGACGAGATGTGCCGCACCAATGTCGACGGGCTGTGGGCGATCGGCGACATCACCGGCGCGCCCTGGCTGGCGCACAAGGCGAGCCACGAGGGCATCATCGCCGCCGAGGCGATCGCCGCGGCGCTTGGCAACAAGGATGTCCACCCGCATGCGATGAACAAGGCCAACATCCCCGGCTGCACCTATTCGCGCCCGCAGGTGGCGTCGGTGGGCTTGACCGAGGCGAAGGCCAAGGAAGCGGGTTACGAGCTGAAGGTCGGCAAATTCCCCTTCATCGGCAACGGCAAGGCGATCGCGCTGGGCGAGGCCGAGGGCTTCGTGAAGACGGTGTTCGACGCCAAGACCGGCGAGCTGCTCGGCGCGCACATGGTGGGCGCCGAAGTGACCGAGCTGATCGAGGGCTATACCGTCGCCAAGCAGCTGGAGACGACCGAGGCGGACCTGATGGAGACCGTCTTCCCCCACCCGACGCTCAGCGAGATGATGCACGAGAGCGTGCTTTCCGCCTACGGCCGCGCGATCCATTTCTAG
- a CDS encoding acyl-CoA thioesterase: MDIPPDHPPAIRVTAMPADTNPSGDIFGGWLMSQMDLAGSSLASRHSRSRTVTIAADAMSFLRPVSVGDEVSVYAELVAVGRTSMKVHVEAWRRARDDIHSYKVTEATFTFVALDENRQKREVPPLPAAPADAG; encoded by the coding sequence ATGGACATCCCACCCGACCATCCACCCGCGATCCGGGTGACGGCGATGCCGGCCGACACCAATCCGAGCGGGGACATTTTCGGCGGCTGGCTGATGAGCCAGATGGATCTCGCCGGCTCGTCCCTGGCCTCGCGCCATTCGCGGAGCCGCACGGTCACGATCGCGGCCGACGCGATGTCCTTTCTGCGGCCGGTATCGGTGGGCGACGAAGTGTCGGTCTATGCCGAGCTGGTCGCCGTCGGCCGCACGTCGATGAAGGTCCATGTCGAGGCATGGCGCCGGGCGCGCGACGACATTCATTCCTACAAGGTGACCGAGGCGACCTTCACCTTCGTCGCCCTCGACGAGAACCGGCAGAAGCGGGAGGTGCCGCCGCTGCCGGCGGCCCCCGCCGACGCCGGCTGA
- a CDS encoding pyruvate dehydrogenase complex dihydrolipoamide acetyltransferase: protein MPIELKMPALSPTMEEGTLAKWLVKEGDTVKSGDILAEIETDKATMEFEAVDEGTVSKIVIPEGTDGVKVGAVIALIAGEDEDSSAESAPKEEAKPKADEAPPKEAKPEPKKEPEVAAKAAPAPAARASDGDRVKASPLARRLAEQQGVDLSAVKGSGPGGRVVKADLEGAPKGEAKPAEAARSEEPAKAAAPAKAEPVAAAPAPEGVPSETTKLSGMRKVIARRLTESKQNVPHIYLTVDINLDKLLALRTELNKGLESRGVKLSVNDMLIKAQAVALMEVPECNVQFGGDTLISFKRADISVAVSIPGGLITPIIASADTKALSVIATEMKDLAARARDGKLQPQEYQGGTASLSNMGMYGIKQFEAVINPPQAMILAIGAGEKRPYVIGDELTVATIMSATGSFDHRAIDGADGARFMAAFKRLVEAPLGMLA from the coding sequence ATGCCGATCGAACTGAAGATGCCCGCTTTGTCGCCGACGATGGAGGAGGGTACGCTCGCCAAGTGGCTCGTCAAGGAGGGCGACACCGTCAAGTCGGGCGATATCCTCGCCGAGATCGAGACCGACAAGGCGACGATGGAGTTCGAGGCGGTCGATGAAGGCACCGTCTCCAAGATCGTGATTCCCGAAGGGACCGACGGCGTGAAGGTCGGCGCGGTGATCGCGCTGATCGCCGGCGAGGACGAGGATTCCTCCGCCGAGTCCGCCCCGAAGGAAGAGGCCAAGCCCAAGGCCGACGAAGCGCCGCCCAAGGAGGCCAAGCCCGAACCCAAGAAGGAGCCGGAGGTCGCGGCCAAGGCCGCGCCGGCGCCGGCCGCCAGGGCGTCTGACGGGGATCGCGTGAAGGCGAGCCCGCTGGCGCGCCGTCTGGCCGAGCAGCAGGGTGTCGATCTTTCGGCGGTCAAGGGCTCCGGCCCCGGCGGCCGCGTGGTGAAGGCCGATCTGGAAGGCGCGCCGAAGGGCGAGGCGAAGCCCGCCGAAGCCGCCAGGTCCGAGGAGCCGGCGAAGGCCGCTGCCCCGGCCAAGGCCGAGCCGGTCGCCGCCGCGCCCGCGCCTGAAGGCGTGCCGAGCGAGACGACCAAGCTGTCGGGCATGCGCAAGGTCATCGCGCGCCGGCTCACCGAATCGAAGCAGAATGTGCCGCACATCTACCTCACGGTGGACATCAACCTCGACAAGCTGCTGGCGCTGCGCACCGAGCTGAACAAGGGGCTGGAGAGCCGGGGCGTGAAGCTGTCGGTCAACGACATGCTCATCAAGGCGCAGGCCGTGGCGCTGATGGAAGTGCCCGAATGCAACGTGCAGTTCGGTGGCGACACGCTCATCAGCTTCAAGCGCGCCGACATCTCGGTGGCGGTCTCGATCCCCGGCGGGCTCATCACCCCGATCATCGCGAGCGCCGACACCAAGGCGCTGTCGGTGATCGCGACCGAGATGAAGGATCTCGCCGCCCGCGCCCGCGACGGCAAGCTCCAGCCGCAGGAATATCAGGGCGGCACCGCCAGCCTCAGCAACATGGGCATGTACGGTATCAAGCAGTTCGAGGCGGTCATCAATCCGCCGCAGGCGATGATCCTGGCGATCGGCGCCGGCGAGAAGCGGCCCTATGTGATCGGCGATGAACTGACCGTGGCGACGATCATGAGCGCGACGGGCAGCTTCGACCATCGCGCGATCGACGGGGCGGACGGCGCCAGGTTCATGGCCGCGTTCAAGCGGCTGGTGGAAGCCCCGCTGGGGATGCTGGCTTGA
- a CDS encoding COQ9 family protein, producing the protein MIEPLDMTLPELRAALGPLLPGHATFDGWAPPALDAAAIELGVPPERARIAFPEGAGQMIDAWFASVDEAMAAAFPPDRIAAMKVRERIRSLVWVRIAAVAPHREALRRALAILAFPTNLALGSKLGWRAADAMWRLAGDRSTDFAWYTKRLTLTGVYASTLLALLDDESENLADTAAFLDRRIEGVMRFEKLKAKLKPDPDNHFSPVRFLGRLRYPPA; encoded by the coding sequence ATGATCGAACCGCTCGACATGACCCTGCCCGAATTGCGCGCCGCGCTCGGCCCCCTGCTGCCGGGCCACGCCACCTTCGACGGCTGGGCGCCGCCCGCGCTCGACGCCGCCGCCATAGAACTGGGCGTGCCGCCCGAACGCGCCCGCATCGCTTTCCCCGAGGGCGCCGGCCAGATGATCGACGCGTGGTTCGCCAGCGTCGACGAGGCGATGGCCGCCGCCTTCCCGCCCGATCGCATCGCGGCGATGAAGGTGCGCGAGCGGATCCGGTCGCTCGTGTGGGTGCGGATCGCGGCGGTGGCGCCCCACCGCGAGGCGCTGCGCCGCGCGCTCGCCATCCTCGCTTTCCCCACCAACCTCGCGCTCGGCAGCAAGCTCGGCTGGCGCGCGGCCGACGCGATGTGGCGGCTGGCGGGCGACCGCTCGACCGATTTCGCCTGGTACACCAAGCGCCTGACCCTGACGGGCGTCTACGCCTCGACCCTACTCGCCCTGCTCGACGACGAGAGCGAGAACCTCGCCGACACCGCCGCCTTCCTCGACCGGCGGATCGAAGGAGTGATGCGCTTCGAGAAACTGAAGGCCAAGCTGAAGCCCGACCCGGACAATCATTTCAGCCCGGTGCGGTTTCTGGGGCGGCTGCGGTATCCGCCGGCCTGA
- a CDS encoding DUF3572 domain-containing protein, with protein MTETAETTALRALAWTISDEARAERLLALTGLDSDELRARAGEPALLAAVIDFLCAHEPDLIACADALGTTPAGLAATGERLRG; from the coding sequence ATGACAGAAACAGCCGAAACGACAGCATTGCGCGCCCTGGCGTGGACGATTTCCGACGAAGCCCGCGCCGAACGGCTGCTGGCGCTGACCGGGCTCGATTCGGACGAGTTGCGGGCGCGGGCGGGCGAGCCGGCGCTGCTGGCGGCGGTGATCGATTTCCTGTGCGCGCACGAGCCCGATCTGATCGCCTGCGCCGACGCGCTGGGCACCACCCCGGCCGGGCTGGCGGCGACCGGCGAAAGGCTGCGCGGATGA
- a CDS encoding DUF6356 family protein, protein MPNPFTDHPTSVGESYAEHFAVSSGVGVKMIGAGLACLVHAILPFAFQKTGSTTIKRLHDRIVASRSAETGSWVI, encoded by the coding sequence ATGCCCAATCCCTTCACCGATCACCCCACCAGCGTCGGCGAAAGCTATGCCGAGCATTTCGCGGTCTCGTCGGGCGTAGGCGTGAAGATGATCGGCGCGGGGCTCGCCTGCCTCGTCCACGCGATCCTGCCTTTCGCCTTCCAGAAGACCGGCAGCACCACGATCAAGCGCCTGCACGACCGCATCGTGGCGAGCCGCAGCGCGGAAACGGGAAGCTGGGTGATTTGA
- a CDS encoding HAD family hydrolase: MSRPLLITDCDEVLLHMVTHFGAWLDEAHGVNFSLDTGHFVGAISRAGTVLEAGEIWPLLDGFFATEMHRQTAVPHAVEALEAIGEVADIVVLTNLDWPCHAGRVAQLASHGVNHRVVCNQGGKGTPLAKLLEEYRPSVAVFVDDLAVHHESVAEAAPQVHRLHMVAEPRIAPKVPKAPFAHARIDDWRAAKEWILARFVEGPAKS, from the coding sequence ATGAGCCGCCCTCTCCTCATTACCGATTGCGACGAGGTGCTGCTGCACATGGTGACGCATTTCGGCGCGTGGCTGGACGAGGCGCACGGCGTGAATTTCTCGCTCGATACCGGCCATTTCGTCGGCGCGATCAGCCGGGCAGGCACGGTGTTGGAAGCCGGCGAGATCTGGCCGTTGCTCGACGGCTTCTTCGCGACCGAGATGCACCGCCAGACGGCGGTGCCCCATGCGGTCGAGGCGCTGGAGGCGATCGGAGAGGTGGCCGACATCGTCGTGCTGACCAACCTCGACTGGCCGTGCCATGCCGGCCGCGTGGCGCAGCTGGCGTCGCATGGCGTCAACCACCGCGTCGTCTGCAATCAGGGCGGCAAGGGCACGCCGCTGGCGAAACTGCTCGAGGAATATCGGCCCAGCGTGGCGGTCTTCGTCGACGATCTGGCGGTGCATCATGAATCGGTCGCGGAGGCCGCGCCGCAGGTGCACCGGCTGCATATGGTGGCCGAACCCCGGATCGCGCCCAAGGTGCCGAAGGCGCCCTTCGCCCATGCGCGGATCGATGACTGGCGCGCGGCGAAGGAGTGGATCCTGGCGCGGTTCGTGGAGGGGCCGGCCAAAAGCTGA
- a CDS encoding response regulator, with protein MNDMAGIAEQAGASRKVLVVEDNDLNLKLFCDLLTAHGYAPEPVSDGRVAIERARSLRPDLILMDIQMPNVSGLDLIVALQDDAELRATPIMAVTAYAGHGDEERIRAAGAKAYISKPITIGRFMEAVRALT; from the coding sequence ATGAACGATATGGCGGGGATCGCGGAACAGGCGGGAGCATCCCGTAAGGTCCTTGTCGTCGAAGACAATGACCTGAATCTCAAGCTGTTCTGCGATCTGCTCACCGCCCACGGCTATGCGCCCGAGCCGGTCAGCGATGGCCGGGTCGCGATCGAGCGGGCGCGCAGCCTGCGCCCCGACCTGATCCTGATGGACATCCAGATGCCCAACGTCTCGGGCCTCGACCTGATCGTGGCGTTGCAGGACGACGCCGAATTGCGCGCGACCCCGATCATGGCGGTGACCGCCTATGCCGGCCACGGTGACGAGGAACGCATCCGCGCGGCCGGCGCCAAGGCCTATATCTCCAAGCCGATCACCATCGGCCGCTTCATGGAAGCCGTCCGCGCGCTGACGTGA
- a CDS encoding GNAT family N-acetyltransferase, protein MPGELIARVADGVSGFDPAEWDACAGADNPFLSHAFMCIMEESGSVGGRSGWQPLPIAIDGADGRLAGVVPAYAKSHSQGEYVFDHGWADAWERAGGQYYPKLQIAVPFTPVPGPRLLCRDPAVAPALIAAVEALTTQNDLSSAHATFVAPDQVALFEAAGWLIRADRQFHWHNDDYGCFDDFLGQLASRKRKAIRKERAAAQAGLEIVHLSGASLTEAHWDAFWHFYQDTGARKWGRPYLTRAFFSLLGERMADRVLLVLALRDGVPIAGALNLIGGDALYGRYWGAVEEVPFLHFELCYYQAIDAAIARGLKTVEAGAQGEHKLARGYRPTETWSAHFIPNPSFRKAVAGFLAHERLEVEATIAALDEMAPFRRG, encoded by the coding sequence ATGCCGGGCGAGCTGATCGCCCGCGTCGCCGATGGCGTGAGCGGGTTCGATCCGGCCGAGTGGGACGCGTGCGCCGGGGCGGACAATCCGTTTCTCAGCCACGCCTTCATGTGCATTATGGAGGAATCCGGCAGCGTCGGCGGGCGCAGCGGCTGGCAGCCGCTGCCGATCGCGATCGACGGCGCCGACGGCCGACTCGCCGGCGTCGTGCCGGCCTATGCCAAGAGCCACAGCCAGGGCGAATATGTATTCGACCATGGCTGGGCCGACGCGTGGGAGCGGGCCGGCGGGCAATATTATCCCAAGCTCCAGATCGCGGTGCCCTTCACCCCCGTGCCGGGGCCGCGCCTGCTGTGCCGCGATCCGGCCGTCGCCCCGGCGCTGATCGCCGCCGTCGAGGCGCTGACGACGCAGAACGATCTGTCCTCCGCGCACGCGACGTTCGTGGCGCCCGATCAGGTGGCGCTGTTCGAGGCGGCCGGCTGGCTGATCCGCGCCGATCGCCAGTTCCACTGGCACAATGACGATTATGGCTGTTTCGACGATTTCCTCGGGCAGCTCGCCAGCCGCAAGCGCAAGGCGATCCGCAAGGAGCGCGCCGCCGCGCAGGCCGGGCTGGAGATCGTGCATCTGTCCGGCGCGTCGCTGACCGAAGCGCATTGGGACGCCTTCTGGCATTTCTATCAGGATACCGGCGCGCGCAAATGGGGCCGGCCCTATCTGACGCGCGCCTTCTTCTCGCTGCTGGGCGAGCGGATGGCGGATCGGGTGCTGCTGGTGCTGGCGCTGCGCGACGGCGTGCCGATCGCGGGGGCGCTCAACCTGATCGGCGGGGACGCGCTCTACGGCCGTTATTGGGGGGCGGTGGAGGAGGTGCCCTTCCTCCATTTCGAGCTGTGCTATTATCAGGCGATCGACGCGGCGATCGCGCGGGGGTTGAAGACCGTCGAGGCGGGGGCGCAGGGCGAGCATAAGCTCGCGCGGGGGTATCGGCCGACCGAGACATGGTCGGCGCATTTCATTCCCAACCCCAGCTTTCGGAAAGCGGTGGCGGGTTTCCTCGCGCACGAGCGGTTGGAGGTGGAGGCGACGATCGCGGCGCTGGACGAGATGGCGCCGTTCCGCCGGGGGTGA
- a CDS encoding DMT family transporter, translated as MPPQIRSDGASAGQRWARFALPAAILSNICLCCGPLLVRLAGSESGVGPAASGLWRLALAAPLLALMGGRGTREVVALGRHGLLLLTTGGLFFAADLACWHVAILHTRLGNAALFGNMAAFTFPIYGFLVARSLPRGGQAVGFVLAMVGTGLLLGRSAELSPRNLIGDLLAIGAGLFYTVYLIVIDRVRGRLGPVPMLFAMTVSGILPMLAFALFMGDPIWPTGPWWPLVVMALTSQVIGQGLLAFAVGHLPPLVVGLSLLLQPVILAAVGGLFYGERLALPDYLGGLALCVALILVRRAPPPEERALA; from the coding sequence ATGCCGCCGCAAATCCGTTCTGATGGCGCGTCGGCAGGTCAGCGCTGGGCGCGGTTCGCGCTGCCCGCCGCGATCCTGTCGAACATCTGCCTGTGCTGCGGGCCGTTGCTGGTGCGGCTGGCGGGCAGCGAATCGGGCGTCGGCCCGGCGGCCTCGGGCCTGTGGCGGCTGGCGCTGGCCGCGCCCTTGCTGGCGTTGATGGGCGGGCGCGGCACGCGCGAGGTGGTGGCGCTCGGCCGCCACGGGCTGTTGCTGCTGACGACGGGCGGGCTGTTCTTCGCGGCCGATCTGGCGTGCTGGCATGTCGCGATCCTCCACACCCGGCTCGGCAATGCCGCGCTGTTCGGCAACATGGCCGCCTTCACCTTCCCGATCTACGGCTTCCTCGTCGCGCGCAGCCTGCCGCGCGGCGGGCAGGCGGTGGGCTTCGTGCTGGCCATGGTCGGCACCGGCCTGCTGCTGGGGCGATCGGCCGAACTGTCGCCACGCAACCTGATCGGCGATCTGCTCGCGATCGGCGCGGGGCTGTTCTACACCGTCTATCTGATCGTGATCGATCGGGTGCGCGGGCGGCTGGGCCCGGTGCCGATGCTGTTCGCGATGACCGTCTCGGGCATCCTGCCGATGCTGGCCTTCGCGCTCTTCATGGGCGATCCGATCTGGCCGACCGGGCCGTGGTGGCCGCTGGTGGTGATGGCGCTGACCAGCCAGGTGATCGGCCAGGGCCTGCTCGCCTTCGCGGTCGGCCATCTGCCGCCGTTGGTGGTGGGATTGAGCCTGCTGCTCCAGCCGGTGATCCTGGCGGCCGTCGGCGGCCTATTCTACGGCGAGCGGCTGGCGCTGCCCGATTATCTCGGCGGGCTGGCGCTGTGCGTCGCCCTCATTCTCGTCCGTCGCGCGCCGCCGCCGGAAGAGCGCGCGCTTGCCTGA
- a CDS encoding RidA family protein: MTIDATLAELGHVLPQAAAPVAAYVPTVEVGGLLHVSGQLPFLDGALMTGRVGEDRDEDYGRLAAERCGLMILAQAKAALGSLDRIERVVKLGVFVNSAGAFTGQPKIANGASELMVAVFGEAGKHARSAVGVPVLPLGAVVEIDAILAVRPA; encoded by the coding sequence ATGACGATCGACGCCACACTCGCCGAACTCGGCCACGTCCTCCCGCAAGCCGCCGCCCCCGTCGCCGCCTACGTGCCGACGGTGGAAGTGGGCGGGCTGCTCCACGTTTCAGGCCAGCTGCCCTTCCTCGACGGCGCGCTGATGACCGGCCGTGTCGGCGAGGATCGCGACGAGGATTATGGCCGGCTCGCGGCCGAGCGGTGCGGGCTGATGATATTGGCCCAGGCGAAGGCGGCGCTGGGCTCGCTCGACCGGATCGAGCGGGTGGTGAAGCTGGGCGTTTTCGTCAATTCGGCGGGCGCCTTCACCGGCCAGCCCAAGATCGCCAACGGCGCGTCGGAGCTGATGGTCGCGGTGTTCGGCGAGGCGGGCAAGCATGCCCGCTCGGCGGTCGGCGTGCCGGTGCTGCCGCTGGGCGCGGTGGTCGAGATCGACGCCATTCTCGCCGTGCGGCCTGCCTGA
- a CDS encoding prolyl oligopeptidase family serine peptidase gives MRPAASLIAIAMTLATPAFAQTYPATEKGPVVEDAFGQKVVDPYRWLENDVRTDARVKAWVDAEVATTNAYLETLPGRAAIAARLKQLWNYERVGVPAKRGANYFYTRNSGLQNQSPLYVRTGIGGAERLLIDPNLWAKDGATALAEWVPADDGGKLAYAVQDGGTDWRTVKFLDTATAQPIGEELKWVKFSALSWAHDGSGLYYSRFDEPASGQQFQATNENQKIFFHKLGTPQSADPLIYATPDRPKLGHGAQVTDDGKWLVIITHEGTDPRNEVTLLDLTKPGAKPVTIIKGIENNWSLVGNQGSKFWFVTDRDAPRQRIVMLDAAKPAVAPVTVVAEDKATLEDAGVVGDKLVASYLVDAKTEVRLFGFDGKPAGTVPLPGIGTAGGFGGKIGDPETFFSFTSFNVPTAIYRFDVKTGKATPFATPKVAFDPAAYEVKQQFYASKDGTRIPIFIVHKTGLDLKGGVPTVLYGYGGFNISVTPAFSPSALGWIDMGGVYAVANIRGGGEYGMAWHDGGRLARKQNVFDDFIAAGEYLIAQGITTKGKLAISGRSNGGLLVGAVTNQRPDLFAVALPGVGVMDMLRFDRFTAGRYWVDDYGYPSKEADWKVLRAYSPYHNVKSGVSYPAIMVTTADTDDRVVPGHSFKYAAAIQAADIGDKPHLIRIETRAGHGSGKPTDKQIAEWADLWAFTAKFTGLKVPEGM, from the coding sequence ATGCGCCCTGCCGCCTCGCTGATCGCTATCGCCATGACGCTCGCCACCCCCGCCTTCGCCCAGACCTATCCCGCGACGGAGAAGGGCCCGGTCGTCGAGGACGCCTTCGGCCAGAAGGTCGTCGATCCCTATCGCTGGCTGGAAAACGACGTCCGCACCGATGCCAGGGTGAAGGCGTGGGTGGATGCCGAGGTGGCGACGACCAACGCCTATCTGGAGACCTTGCCGGGCCGCGCCGCCATCGCCGCGCGGCTGAAGCAATTGTGGAATTACGAGCGGGTCGGCGTGCCGGCCAAGCGCGGCGCCAATTATTTTTACACCCGCAACAGCGGCCTCCAGAACCAGTCGCCGCTCTATGTCCGCACCGGCATCGGCGGCGCCGAGCGGCTGCTGATCGATCCCAATCTGTGGGCCAAGGACGGCGCGACCGCGCTCGCCGAATGGGTGCCGGCCGACGATGGCGGGAAGCTCGCCTATGCGGTGCAGGATGGCGGCACCGACTGGCGCACGGTGAAGTTCCTCGACACCGCCACCGCCCAGCCGATCGGCGAGGAACTGAAGTGGGTGAAATTCTCGGCGCTGTCCTGGGCGCACGACGGCAGCGGCCTGTATTATTCGCGCTTTGACGAGCCGGCCTCGGGCCAGCAATTCCAGGCGACCAACGAGAACCAGAAGATCTTCTTCCACAAGCTCGGCACGCCGCAATCGGCCGATCCGCTGATCTACGCCACGCCCGACCGGCCCAAGCTCGGGCACGGCGCGCAGGTGACCGACGACGGCAAGTGGCTCGTCATCATCACCCATGAGGGCACCGATCCGCGCAACGAGGTGACCCTGCTCGACCTGACGAAGCCGGGCGCCAAGCCGGTGACGATCATCAAGGGCATCGAGAACAATTGGAGCCTCGTCGGCAATCAGGGCTCGAAATTCTGGTTCGTCACCGATCGCGATGCGCCTCGCCAGCGGATCGTGATGCTTGACGCGGCCAAGCCGGCGGTAGCGCCGGTGACGGTGGTGGCCGAGGACAAGGCGACCCTGGAGGATGCCGGTGTCGTCGGCGACAAGCTCGTTGCCAGCTATCTGGTCGACGCCAAGACGGAGGTGCGGCTGTTCGGCTTCGACGGCAAGCCGGCCGGCACCGTTCCGCTGCCCGGCATCGGCACGGCGGGCGGCTTCGGCGGCAAGATCGGCGACCCGGAGACCTTCTTCTCCTTCACCAGCTTCAACGTGCCGACCGCCATCTACCGGTTCGACGTGAAGACCGGCAAGGCGACACCCTTCGCCACGCCCAAGGTGGCGTTCGACCCCGCCGCCTATGAGGTGAAACAGCAATTCTACGCCTCGAAGGACGGGACGCGCATCCCGATCTTTATCGTCCACAAGACGGGGCTCGACCTGAAGGGCGGCGTGCCGACCGTCCTCTACGGCTATGGCGGGTTCAACATTTCGGTGACGCCGGCGTTCAGCCCTTCGGCGCTCGGCTGGATCGACATGGGCGGCGTCTATGCCGTCGCCAACATCCGCGGCGGCGGCGAATATGGCATGGCGTGGCACGATGGCGGCCGGCTCGCGCGCAAGCAGAACGTGTTCGACGATTTCATCGCGGCGGGCGAATATCTGATCGCGCAAGGGATCACGACCAAGGGCAAGCTGGCGATCAGCGGCCGCTCCAACGGTGGGCTGCTCGTGGGCGCGGTGACCAACCAGCGGCCCGACCTGTTCGCGGTGGCGCTGCCCGGCGTCGGCGTGATGGATATGCTGCGCTTCGATCGCTTCACCGCCGGCCGCTATTGGGTCGACGATTATGGCTATCCGTCGAAGGAGGCCGACTGGAAGGTGCTGCGCGCCTATTCGCCCTATCACAATGTGAAGTCGGGCGTGTCCTACCCCGCGATCATGGTGACGACCGCCGACACCGACGATCGCGTGGTGCCGGGCCACAGCTTCAAATATGCCGCCGCGATCCAGGCCGCCGACATCGGCGACAAGCCGCACCTCATCCGCATCGAGACCCGCGCGGGCCACGGTTCGGGCAAGCCGACCGACAAGCAGATCGCCGAATGGGCGGACCTGTGGGCGTTCACGGCGAAGTTCACCGGGTTGAAGGTGCCGGAGGGGATGTGA
- a CDS encoding universal stress protein: MRTYLVVIDDSDESRIALRFAARRAAKTGGAIEIVALVPAQEFVPFGGVQAAMEEEAELRAQALVTQVAGELIEEMGLRPSITTRLGDPVAVVRARLAQEPEIAALVLGAPATGGPGPLVSYFAGAEAGQMSCPVMIIPGALDDAALDRLS, encoded by the coding sequence ATCCGCACCTATCTGGTGGTCATCGACGACAGTGATGAATCGCGCATCGCGCTGCGCTTCGCCGCGCGCCGCGCCGCCAAGACCGGGGGCGCGATCGAGATCGTGGCGCTGGTGCCCGCGCAGGAATTCGTGCCCTTCGGCGGCGTGCAGGCGGCGATGGAGGAGGAGGCCGAGCTGCGCGCGCAGGCTTTGGTGACGCAGGTGGCTGGCGAGTTGATCGAGGAAATGGGCCTGCGCCCGTCGATCACCACCCGGCTCGGCGACCCCGTCGCGGTGGTGCGCGCGCGGCTGGCGCAGGAGCCCGAGATCGCCGCCCTCGTGCTGGGCGCCCCGGCGACCGGCGGCCCCGGCCCGCTCGTCTCCTATTTCGCGGGCGCCGAGGCGGGGCAGATGAGCTGCCCGGTGATGATCATCCCCGGCGCGCTCGATGACGCCGCGCTCGATCGCCTGAGCTGA